One segment of Rhodopirellula baltica SH 1 DNA contains the following:
- a CDS encoding MMPL family transporter, producing MKTSATQRFSRQVIARAHWIVLGWVVFAILCKAFSPSWKQVALDGDFEYLPATQTSVAGGKLLDEAFFGTRARSQMVVTLSRAEQDLTKSDRLIGLDLLRRLYHRLGEVAWQRAMQLSDGSEDEPINRWWIVATQAFDQAIEIDSQFYEALGDRVPETSPTPYEPRMAIAYWDRGNLLGSQMVIQPPDAPETAVAPGDTDAKTEPDKKASSISETTARVAEDLEAALVLDSDLPMSVLPISKRPLKDWEPLLDIYSWEDRTLGSQLKTPRARLAVLTLSSELAATGNIELLEQLQEIVDQTVAYSHAYLTEEERSDSGSPQLIVTGSAAIGGQTLSAARSAIQYTEWFTVVMILLLLSIVYRAPLLVAVPLFSIAIAVMVSTAAVTFLTQLSQSGLVPGLDIQIYTTSRIFVVVILFGAGTDYCLFLIARLREEAAQSPWPVACRKALTQVSGALIGSAMTTIVGLGMLWFADFGKFHHTGPIIAVCLSIGLLVCMTLTPACLCLLGPKVFWPTSAGQVSREPRIQLIGNRSVNDKDSSPGDLLWNWMAIQLTRRPMVTLLIGLALLLPPAWIGFRNERTVTYDISGQLSASASTRQGMRVLDREFGIGQLAPISVLMLSEQPMGKEEQKETLQTVTQALYQTEGVTAVRHRNDPLGDFPPDREMSLLSSEAWRRRALQNHRLTQLHFVSSMPQYANRLIRMDVIIQEDPFSEAAGNSLKRIEETIAGQTAALGQAGLQIDAFYAGTTPSIVDLREVTLSDTFRIKLAVIAAVFAVLVLVIRRVALSIYLIATVLLSYYTTLGLTYLFFRFLHGPTFPGLDWKLPIFLFVILVAVGQDYNVYLVTRILEEKRKLGSLAAVRRAVARTGGIITACGLVMAATFISMTASSWWPWITQSLAFLTSDSAASLGEQIASQPTTLRGITELGFALGLGVLLDTLYVRTVLVPSFVVLHDQWRKSSSSQRFQRPNRSSTD from the coding sequence ATGAAAACCAGCGCCACCCAACGATTCTCTCGACAGGTCATCGCACGTGCTCATTGGATCGTTTTGGGTTGGGTTGTTTTTGCAATTCTCTGCAAAGCGTTTTCGCCTTCTTGGAAACAAGTCGCTCTCGATGGCGACTTCGAATATCTCCCAGCGACGCAAACCAGCGTTGCGGGTGGCAAGTTGCTCGACGAAGCCTTCTTTGGAACGAGAGCACGCAGCCAAATGGTTGTCACGCTTTCTCGCGCCGAACAAGACCTGACAAAGTCCGATCGTCTTATCGGTCTGGACTTGCTCCGCCGTCTCTATCACCGTCTGGGTGAAGTCGCGTGGCAACGTGCGATGCAACTGAGCGACGGCAGCGAGGACGAACCGATCAATCGGTGGTGGATCGTTGCCACGCAGGCTTTCGACCAAGCGATCGAGATCGATTCGCAATTCTATGAAGCACTCGGTGATCGAGTCCCCGAGACATCGCCGACTCCTTACGAACCGCGCATGGCGATCGCTTACTGGGACCGAGGCAATTTGCTCGGTTCTCAAATGGTGATCCAACCGCCCGATGCGCCGGAGACAGCCGTCGCTCCTGGTGACACCGATGCAAAGACCGAACCAGACAAAAAAGCATCTTCCATTTCCGAAACCACCGCACGCGTGGCCGAGGATCTCGAAGCCGCTTTGGTGCTGGACTCGGATCTTCCCATGTCCGTGCTGCCGATTTCGAAGCGGCCACTGAAGGACTGGGAACCGTTGCTGGATATCTACAGCTGGGAAGATCGCACGCTGGGTTCACAGCTGAAAACCCCGCGAGCCCGCTTGGCCGTGCTGACTCTATCCAGCGAGCTGGCGGCAACAGGCAACATCGAACTGCTGGAACAACTGCAGGAAATCGTCGACCAAACGGTTGCCTACAGCCATGCTTACCTGACCGAAGAAGAGCGTTCCGATTCCGGATCACCTCAATTGATCGTCACCGGTTCGGCCGCGATTGGAGGACAAACCCTTTCGGCCGCTCGCTCCGCCATTCAGTACACGGAATGGTTCACCGTCGTGATGATCTTACTGCTGCTTTCCATTGTCTACCGCGCCCCGCTGCTGGTCGCTGTGCCGCTGTTTTCGATCGCGATCGCAGTGATGGTATCAACCGCCGCGGTCACGTTTCTCACTCAGTTGTCGCAATCCGGTTTGGTTCCTGGTCTGGACATCCAGATCTACACGACCAGCCGTATCTTTGTGGTTGTCATTTTGTTTGGCGCCGGCACGGACTATTGTTTGTTCCTGATCGCCCGCTTGCGTGAAGAAGCCGCGCAGTCGCCTTGGCCCGTCGCCTGTCGCAAAGCTCTCACGCAGGTCAGCGGAGCGCTGATCGGCAGCGCCATGACAACGATCGTTGGGCTGGGCATGCTTTGGTTTGCTGACTTTGGAAAGTTTCATCACACCGGCCCAATCATCGCGGTGTGCCTGTCGATCGGCTTGCTGGTTTGCATGACGCTGACGCCTGCGTGCCTGTGCCTGCTGGGCCCCAAAGTCTTTTGGCCCACGTCGGCGGGCCAAGTCAGTCGCGAACCGCGAATTCAGTTGATTGGCAATCGCAGTGTCAACGACAAAGACAGTTCCCCCGGCGATCTACTGTGGAACTGGATGGCGATTCAATTGACTCGTCGCCCGATGGTGACGTTGCTGATTGGCTTGGCGTTGCTGCTGCCGCCGGCTTGGATTGGTTTTCGAAACGAACGTACCGTCACTTATGACATCAGTGGTCAACTGTCTGCCTCTGCCAGCACGCGGCAAGGCATGCGTGTGCTCGATCGAGAGTTTGGCATCGGTCAACTCGCTCCAATATCGGTGCTGATGTTGTCTGAACAGCCAATGGGAAAAGAGGAGCAGAAGGAAACCCTGCAAACCGTCACGCAGGCGCTGTATCAAACCGAAGGCGTCACCGCCGTTCGACATCGCAACGATCCGCTGGGGGATTTCCCGCCGGATCGTGAAATGAGTTTGCTCAGCAGCGAAGCCTGGCGGCGACGGGCACTTCAGAATCACCGTTTGACGCAACTGCACTTTGTGTCTTCGATGCCGCAGTACGCCAACCGACTGATTCGAATGGACGTGATCATCCAGGAAGATCCGTTCAGCGAGGCTGCGGGCAACAGTTTGAAACGAATTGAAGAAACCATCGCCGGGCAGACCGCAGCGCTCGGTCAAGCCGGGCTCCAAATCGATGCGTTCTATGCAGGCACCACGCCCTCCATCGTGGACCTTCGCGAAGTCACCCTCTCGGACACGTTTCGAATCAAGCTCGCCGTGATCGCTGCCGTCTTCGCGGTATTGGTTCTGGTGATTCGACGCGTCGCATTGTCGATTTATCTGATCGCCACGGTCTTGCTTAGCTACTACACCACGCTCGGGCTGACGTACCTGTTCTTTCGATTTTTGCATGGACCGACCTTCCCCGGGTTGGATTGGAAGCTGCCGATTTTCTTGTTCGTCATTCTGGTGGCCGTGGGACAGGACTACAACGTTTACTTGGTCACTCGCATCCTGGAAGAGAAACGCAAACTCGGTTCGCTGGCCGCGGTCCGCCGCGCTGTGGCCCGAACCGGCGGCATCATCACCGCCTGCGGTTTGGTCATGGCCGCCACGTTTATCAGCATGACGGCGTCGTCCTGGTGGCCCTGGATCACTCAAAGCTTGGCATTTCTCACCAGCGACAGTGCCGCCTCACTGGGCGAGCAAATCGCCAGCCAACCGACCACGCTGCGAGGAATCACCGAACTCGGTTTCGCACTCGGTCTCGGAGTCCTGCTGGACACGCTTTATGTGCGAACGGTCCTCGTGCCCAGCTTTGTGGTGCTTCACGACCAGTGGCGAAAATCCTCGTCTTCCCAGCGTTTTCAAAGGCCAAACAGGTCCTCAACGGATTGA
- the miaB gene encoding tRNA (N6-isopentenyl adenosine(37)-C2)-methylthiotransferase MiaB gives MISMTKTVYIKTVGCQMNVLDSEMVIADLKRHGYTVVDTPGEADLLLYNTCSIREQAEEKTYSALGKLKETKARHPEKTIGVMGCMAQKDQETIFRRAPFVDMVVGPGQLHAIPDMLTKVTSGEGRQMAVSLGRKDGKQTVVARSHETFDPLRDPTMRPTPFQAYLRIQIGCDKFCTYCVVPNTRGPEQGRSPEEIVSEARVLAEQGALEITLLGQTVNSYRHRGPDGETDMAGLLERLHDIDGLKRIKFVTNYPKDMTARLLETIRDLPKVSPYLHVPAQSGSDAVLKRMKRGYTIADYMEMFERIETVLPEASVSSDFIVGFCGETDEDFQKSVKLIERCRFKNSFIFQYSVREGTKAAANLIDDVPREVKAARNNELLAVQDRISKEDNQKLIGDTVEVLVEGPSKKADKSDLDAPIVQMTGRTICDRIVVFDGNRRQAGQLMDIQIDDVSSHTLIGRVKTVEVVSLGMPGLAPSS, from the coding sequence GTGATCTCCATGACTAAAACTGTTTACATCAAAACCGTCGGCTGCCAGATGAATGTTCTGGACAGCGAAATGGTGATCGCCGACTTGAAACGCCACGGTTACACCGTCGTCGACACGCCCGGCGAAGCCGACCTGCTGCTCTACAACACATGCAGCATTCGCGAGCAAGCCGAAGAAAAGACGTACAGCGCCCTCGGCAAACTCAAAGAAACCAAAGCTCGCCACCCCGAGAAAACCATCGGTGTGATGGGATGCATGGCTCAGAAAGACCAAGAAACGATCTTTCGACGTGCCCCTTTCGTCGACATGGTCGTCGGCCCCGGACAACTGCACGCGATTCCCGACATGCTGACGAAAGTCACCAGCGGTGAAGGACGGCAAATGGCCGTTTCGCTGGGTCGCAAAGATGGCAAGCAAACCGTCGTTGCTCGCAGTCACGAAACCTTCGATCCTTTGCGGGATCCAACCATGCGGCCGACTCCCTTCCAAGCCTACCTGCGGATTCAAATCGGCTGCGACAAGTTCTGCACCTACTGCGTCGTGCCCAACACCCGCGGTCCCGAACAAGGCCGGTCGCCCGAAGAGATTGTTTCCGAAGCCCGCGTGCTCGCTGAACAAGGTGCCCTCGAAATCACGCTGCTCGGACAAACCGTCAACAGCTATCGCCACCGCGGACCGGACGGCGAAACCGACATGGCGGGTCTGCTGGAACGTCTGCACGACATCGATGGTTTGAAACGCATCAAGTTTGTGACGAACTACCCCAAAGACATGACCGCCCGGTTGTTGGAAACGATTCGCGATCTGCCAAAGGTGTCGCCTTACTTGCACGTGCCAGCACAAAGCGGCAGCGACGCAGTTCTCAAACGCATGAAACGCGGCTACACGATCGCCGACTACATGGAGATGTTCGAACGCATCGAAACGGTCCTGCCCGAAGCCTCGGTCAGCAGTGACTTCATCGTTGGCTTCTGCGGCGAAACGGATGAGGACTTCCAAAAGTCAGTGAAACTGATCGAACGCTGCCGATTCAAGAACAGCTTCATCTTCCAGTACAGCGTTCGCGAAGGCACCAAAGCCGCCGCCAACCTGATCGACGATGTGCCTCGCGAAGTCAAAGCGGCTCGCAACAACGAATTGCTGGCCGTCCAAGATCGAATCTCGAAAGAGGACAACCAAAAACTGATCGGCGACACAGTCGAAGTTCTGGTCGAAGGCCCAAGCAAGAAAGCCGACAAATCCGATCTGGATGCACCGATCGTTCAAATGACCGGACGAACCATTTGCGACCGGATCGTGGTCTTTGATGGCAACCGACGCCAAGCCGGCCAATTGATGGACATCCAAATCGATGATGTCAGCAGCCACACGCTGATCGGCCGCGTCAAAACAGTCGAAGTCGTCTCGCTCGGAATGCCGGGCCTAGCTCCTAGCTCCTAG